From one Halothece sp. PCC 7418 genomic stretch:
- a CDS encoding Uma2 family endonuclease has protein sequence MTTLTLNLSSLVDRISDRQLEALSRDNPDARLETDRQGHLIFMPPTGGETGNRNGELFFQIKLWNKQSKLGEVFDSSTGFKLSNGAVRSPDVSWVTNSKWNSLTKEQKRKFAPLDPDFVLELMSPSDDLDQLQNKMKEYINCGVNLGWLINPDERQVEIYRQGKKKEVLNNPLTLSGEDILSGLVVDLSEIFE, from the coding sequence ATGACTACACTCACCTTGAATCTTTCTTCTCTAGTTGATCGGATTAGCGATCGCCAGTTAGAAGCTCTTTCTCGCGATAATCCCGATGCTCGATTGGAAACTGATCGTCAAGGTCACTTAATTTTTATGCCTCCAACGGGTGGTGAAACTGGAAATCGCAATGGCGAACTGTTTTTTCAAATCAAACTTTGGAATAAACAAAGCAAACTAGGTGAAGTTTTTGATTCTTCTACTGGTTTCAAGTTGTCCAATGGTGCAGTTCGTTCTCCTGATGTTAGCTGGGTCACTAACTCCAAATGGAACAGTTTAACCAAAGAACAAAAAAGAAAATTTGCCCCCCTCGATCCTGATTTTGTGCTCGAACTGATGAGTCCTAGTGACGATCTCGATCAGTTGCAAAATAAAATGAAGGAGTACATCAACTGCGGAGTCAACTTAGGTTGGTTAATTAATCCCGATGAGAGACAAGTAGAAATTTACCGCCAGGGGAAGAAGAAAGAAGTATTAAATAATCCTTTGACCCTTTCAGGTGAAGATATTCTGTCTGGATTGGTTGTAGATTTATCCGAAATTTTTGAGTAA
- a CDS encoding phospholipase D-like domain-containing protein, which translates to MFNRYLLLSIFSFIFITLSGCRQNNNLTSRPEPLPQDALIQAYFNHNSSRGANYTDPYRQKERPGDNLEQIIIDAIASADQTIEVAIQEFRLPKIAQALVEKKREGVAVRVILENDYRRPWSRYSQSEVNQMSQRDRSRYQSGFNFIDLNRDGTLNRQEIEQRDALIILEKAGIPILDDTADGTKGSGLMHHKFMIIDEEILVATSANFTLSGIHGDLENPNTQGNANNLLTIKSEELASLFLTEFNFMWGDGVGGKEDSQFGLQKPKRKAYMVNIGSQKVQVNFSPLSKTEPWENSSNGFINQQLARAQSSVNFALFVFTDQKLADTLAQTHQRGTNIQGLIDSGFAYRYYSEGLDLLGVMLARNCKPEKNNNPWKPGLSSVGFPELPEGDKLHHKFAVVDQKTVITGSHNWSASANYQNDEFVLAIESPTVAAHYEREFQQLYDRAVLGIPPWLQQRIQSQKQECPNL; encoded by the coding sequence ATGTTCAATCGTTATCTTCTCTTATCTATTTTTAGCTTTATTTTCATCACGTTAAGTGGTTGTCGTCAAAATAATAATTTAACGTCCCGTCCAGAACCACTTCCCCAAGATGCTTTGATTCAAGCCTACTTTAATCATAATTCTTCCCGAGGGGCCAATTATACTGATCCCTACCGCCAAAAAGAACGTCCTGGAGATAACTTAGAACAAATTATTATTGATGCGATTGCTTCGGCGGATCAGACAATTGAAGTTGCCATCCAAGAGTTTCGATTACCCAAAATTGCCCAGGCTTTGGTAGAAAAAAAGCGGGAGGGGGTCGCCGTGCGAGTGATTCTAGAAAATGATTATCGTCGTCCTTGGAGTCGTTATTCTCAAAGTGAAGTTAATCAGATGAGTCAGCGCGATCGGAGTCGGTATCAGTCTGGATTTAATTTTATTGATCTGAATCGAGATGGCACTTTAAACCGCCAAGAAATTGAACAGCGAGATGCCTTAATTATTTTAGAAAAAGCTGGCATTCCCATTCTTGACGATACGGCTGATGGGACAAAAGGCAGTGGTTTAATGCACCACAAATTTATGATTATTGATGAAGAAATACTCGTAGCAACATCTGCTAATTTTACCTTAAGTGGAATTCATGGCGATTTAGAGAATCCCAATACTCAAGGGAATGCAAATAATCTATTAACGATTAAAAGTGAGGAGTTGGCTAGTCTTTTTCTCACAGAATTTAATTTCATGTGGGGGGATGGTGTCGGCGGAAAAGAAGATAGTCAGTTTGGGTTACAAAAGCCAAAGCGCAAGGCTTATATGGTTAATATTGGTAGTCAGAAGGTACAAGTTAACTTTTCACCTCTTTCTAAAACTGAACCTTGGGAAAATAGTAGTAATGGCTTTATTAATCAACAATTGGCTCGCGCTCAGAGTTCAGTTAATTTTGCTTTATTTGTCTTTACTGACCAAAAACTAGCCGATACCCTCGCTCAAACCCATCAAAGAGGAACGAATATTCAAGGCTTAATTGACTCAGGATTTGCTTATCGTTATTACAGCGAAGGTTTAGATCTGTTAGGGGTGATGTTAGCCCGAAATTGTAAGCCCGAAAAAAATAATAATCCTTGGAAACCTGGGCTTTCTTCTGTTGGCTTTCCTGAACTTCCAGAAGGAGATAAACTTCATCATAAATTTGCAGTTGTTGACCAAAAAACCGTTATTACAGGCTCTCATAATTGGTCAGCTTCCGCCAATTATCAAAACGATGAATTTGTGCTCGCGATCGAAAGTCCTACTGTTGCAGCCCATTATGAACGAGAATTCCAACAGTTATACGATCGCGCTGTTTTAGGAATTCCCCCATGGCTACAACAACGAATTCAATCTCAAAAGCAAGAATGTCCGAACTTATGA
- a CDS encoding Asr1405/Asl0597 family protein gives MSHNSSEQSAIRTQIPCQCIERWQVYQRLLELQIPCQCRCNHPLEVELATPLKLWQFWSVMWRISASRNALSHYLEQCWQLPEYESD, from the coding sequence ATGAGTCATAATTCTTCTGAACAATCAGCAATAAGAACCCAAATTCCTTGTCAGTGCATAGAACGTTGGCAAGTTTATCAACGGTTATTAGAGCTACAAATTCCTTGTCAGTGCCGTTGTAACCACCCTTTGGAAGTGGAGTTAGCAACCCCATTAAAACTTTGGCAATTTTGGAGTGTTATGTGGCGTATTTCTGCATCTCGTAACGCGCTTAGCCATTATTTAGAGCAGTGCTGGCAACTTCCTGAGTATGAAAGCGATTAA
- a CDS encoding sensor histidine kinase: MNHLITIKTHPFRFLLYLEWILFGISLIGEILIPPPLLAVQVQQFKGLIFLVLVILCGLGLKLPKRNSNYKLLYILFNLFLAILVVFLGGSGRTLPFLYLIVLIRACLIYPPQKQVLITVLTVLSFLFTLSYRLRQIEVRPEVRQQIQLLLPSFILLFCLSLLFVLILINTLLAERESRSQLAIAHKKLRQYALKIEDQATLQERNRIAREIHDSLGHILTALNLQLEGGLKLWETQPQKAYSFIQKAKELGSQGLQEVRQSVSSLRRDPLGGKSLAEAIQFSLQELEKTTGIYTNCDLKNCTFLSTEISRVVYRLVQEALTNITKHACASQIWVSLEIERTEAILMISDDGKGFEYTQNTTGFGLQGMKERTLSLGGQFKITSELGKGCTIEIIFPVEDERV, translated from the coding sequence ATGAATCATCTAATCACTATTAAAACTCACCCTTTTCGTTTTTTACTCTATTTAGAGTGGATATTATTTGGTATATCTTTGATTGGAGAAATCCTGATTCCACCACCACTGCTAGCAGTACAAGTGCAACAATTTAAGGGACTTATCTTTCTGGTTTTAGTCATTTTATGTGGATTAGGATTAAAATTACCGAAACGTAACTCCAATTATAAATTACTCTATATTTTATTTAACTTATTTTTAGCGATACTGGTCGTTTTTCTGGGAGGAAGTGGTCGCACCCTCCCTTTTTTATATTTAATCGTTTTAATTCGAGCTTGCTTAATCTATCCTCCCCAGAAACAAGTTTTAATTACTGTCCTCACAGTGCTCTCGTTTTTATTTACCCTCTCTTATCGGCTAAGACAAATTGAAGTTAGACCCGAGGTTAGACAACAGATTCAATTATTATTGCCCAGCTTTATTTTATTATTCTGTCTGAGTCTGCTTTTTGTTTTGATTTTAATTAATACACTTTTAGCAGAACGAGAGAGTCGAAGTCAACTCGCGATCGCGCATAAAAAACTTCGTCAATACGCCTTAAAAATTGAAGATCAAGCAACCTTACAAGAAAGAAATCGCATTGCTCGTGAAATTCATGATAGCTTAGGTCATATTTTAACGGCTCTCAATTTGCAGCTAGAAGGAGGATTAAAGTTATGGGAAACTCAACCGCAAAAAGCCTATTCTTTTATTCAAAAAGCAAAAGAATTAGGCTCACAAGGATTACAAGAAGTGCGCCAGTCTGTTTCTAGCCTACGCCGTGATCCGTTAGGAGGAAAAAGTTTAGCTGAGGCGATACAATTCTCTTTACAAGAGTTAGAAAAAACGACAGGAATTTATACAAACTGTGACCTCAAAAATTGTACTTTTCTTTCCACAGAAATATCACGAGTGGTTTATCGTTTAGTTCAAGAAGCCTTAACCAATATTACAAAACACGCTTGCGCTAGTCAGATTTGGGTTAGCTTAGAAATTGAAAGGACAGAAGCTATTTTAATGATTAGTGATGATGGAAAAGGATTTGAATATACACAAAATACAACTGGGTTTGGGTTACAGGGAATGAAAGAAAGAACCCTCAGTTTAGGAGGACAATTTAAAATTACCAGTGAACTGGGAAAAGGATGCACGATTGAAATTATATTTCCAGTGGAGGATGAAAGAGTATGA
- a CDS encoding Coq4 family protein, with amino-acid sequence MEQNTDPKLPKFLIGLRQYHQKQHPDATPLVPLSELRRLPVGTFGRTWADFVETNHLTPFDYGLRRPQYHDGVHVLTGYGVDPLGEAQVQAFLLGAKWHPINLIFGLALSKKARRTIGKVQLRKALLSAYQRGRASTFNPDTWTPEKYWHLSLETVQKYFQISM; translated from the coding sequence ATGGAACAAAACACTGATCCGAAATTACCTAAATTCCTCATTGGGTTGCGTCAATACCATCAAAAACAGCATCCCGATGCAACCCCTCTCGTTCCCTTATCAGAATTACGCCGACTCCCTGTGGGAACATTTGGTCGCACTTGGGCAGACTTTGTCGAAACAAATCACCTAACCCCGTTTGATTATGGTCTCCGCCGTCCGCAATATCATGATGGGGTTCATGTTCTCACTGGTTATGGGGTTGATCCTCTTGGAGAAGCGCAAGTACAGGCGTTTTTACTGGGGGCAAAGTGGCATCCTATCAACCTCATTTTTGGACTTGCTTTATCGAAAAAAGCCCGTCGCACTATTGGGAAGGTGCAATTACGAAAGGCTTTGCTCTCTGCTTATCAACGGGGTCGCGCTTCTACTTTCAATCCTGATACATGGACTCCCGAGAAATATTGGCATTTATCCTTAGAAACTGTGCAAAAATACTTCCAGATTTCAATGTAA
- a CDS encoding ferrous iron transport protein A produces the protein MAFNFFFQTHDDDYETEDHEPQKPWRFTYLGGHFQESVSSPPPNSFPLVEVTEGNWVQIAAIPYNYHFPIAGVTVGTYLLVLGTTKRGAVRIQVIGQQVTLKSAIAQQIYVRPFYFTS, from the coding sequence ATGGCATTTAATTTTTTCTTCCAAACCCATGATGATGATTATGAAACTGAGGATCACGAACCTCAGAAACCTTGGCGTTTTACCTATTTAGGCGGTCACTTTCAAGAATCCGTCTCTTCTCCTCCTCCCAATAGTTTTCCCCTTGTAGAAGTGACAGAAGGGAACTGGGTGCAGATTGCTGCGATTCCTTATAACTATCATTTCCCCATTGCTGGTGTTACGGTTGGGACTTATTTATTGGTTTTAGGAACAACAAAACGAGGGGCGGTACGTATTCAGGTGATTGGTCAACAAGTAACTCTCAAGAGCGCGATCGCGCAACAGATTTATGTCCGTCCTTTTTATTTTACTAGTTAA
- a CDS encoding Dps family protein has translation MATAQGLLQAFGEVKENPVLLEKNVTEPVCEGLNIAIASFQALYLQYQKHHFVIEGSEFYSLHEFFQESYDEVKGHVHDLAERLNGIGGVPVASFSKLAELCQIEPEADGAYAARTMVEHDLSAEQAVIKLLRQQAAQAESLGDRATRYLYEQILLETEERAYHLDHFLAHDSLTAAFVGNGSN, from the coding sequence ATGGCTACTGCACAAGGCTTACTCCAAGCATTTGGAGAAGTAAAGGAAAATCCCGTCTTACTGGAAAAAAATGTTACAGAACCGGTTTGTGAAGGATTAAATATTGCTATTGCTAGCTTCCAGGCTCTCTATCTTCAATATCAAAAGCATCATTTTGTCATTGAAGGATCTGAATTTTACTCCTTACACGAGTTTTTCCAAGAATCTTATGATGAAGTCAAAGGTCATGTTCATGATCTCGCTGAACGTTTAAACGGCATTGGCGGTGTTCCCGTGGCAAGTTTTAGTAAACTCGCAGAACTGTGTCAAATTGAACCAGAAGCCGATGGAGCGTATGCTGCTCGCACCATGGTAGAACATGATCTCAGTGCAGAACAAGCCGTTATTAAACTCTTACGTCAACAAGCAGCACAAGCAGAAAGCCTTGGCGATCGCGCAACCCGCTACTTATACGAGCAAATTCTTTTAGAAACAGAAGAAAGAGCTTATCACTTAGATCACTTCTTAGCCCACGATAGCTTAACTGCTGCTTTTGTCGGAAACGGTAGCAACTAA